From candidate division WOR-3 bacterium, a single genomic window includes:
- a CDS encoding queuosine precursor transporter: MLLAILLWLLTLAVVSYASGWYIKVYGRSDLPLVFYIIYLAMAQILATKITTFHFRSFSISAPAAVFIFPFTFQIIDIVNEAFGKIAVRRMILLAFLSQIFMNLFLMIGLSLPPAPFWSGNEAWRQIFTLIPRITIASWIAFLLSQNFDAFIYDLLRRLTKEKMLWLRNVVSDILSLTLDSLLFITLAFYGRQPVIPLIIGQIITKGVIGGIDFPFLYLARWAMGKG; encoded by the coding sequence ATGCTTTTGGCAATCCTCCTCTGGCTTCTCACCCTCGCCGTTGTCAGTTATGCTTCCGGTTGGTACATTAAAGTTTACGGCCGTTCCGATTTACCACTGGTCTTTTACATCATCTACTTGGCAATGGCACAAATTTTAGCGACCAAGATCACTACCTTCCACTTCCGCTCCTTCTCCATCTCCGCTCCGGCTGCGGTCTTCATCTTTCCTTTCACCTTTCAGATAATTGATATCGTCAATGAAGCATTCGGTAAAATCGCGGTGCGGAGGATGATTCTCCTCGCCTTCCTTAGCCAAATCTTTATGAATCTATTCTTAATGATCGGGCTCAGTCTCCCTCCCGCTCCTTTCTGGTCGGGGAATGAAGCCTGGCGCCAAATCTTCACCCTCATTCCCCGCATCACCATTGCCAGTTGGATCGCCTTCCTTTTGAGCCAAAACTTTGACGCCTTCATTTATGACCTCCTCCGCCGCTTAACCAAAGAGAAGATGCTGTGGCTGAGAAATGTTGTCAGTGATATATTAAGTTTAACTCTGGATAGCCTCCTCTTCATCACCTTAGCCTTTTACGGTCGCCAGCCGGTCATCCCCTTAATCATCGGCCAGATAATCACCAAGGGAGTAATTGGTGGCATTGACTTCCCCTTCCTTTATCTCGCCCGTTGGGCGATGGGCAAAGGATGA
- the bamA gene encoding outer membrane protein assembly factor BamA codes for MVFLFFPLVSLFSQPLPTTVIKITATTEFVDPLLVKELSGLEPGTPYRPEAISEAVKRIYKSGRFAEITVETTQTKEGIIVHFQTKDNPCLKSFEFSGNRKIKTKELKEKITAKPGEILSPNKIFTMEQNILSLYKEKGFLLTKVKTLKSERDSLNRITLYFQIDEGKKMRLKEIRFLGNRNLSEKALKKVMKNKEKRWYRKGWFREEELKEDIVRLTNLYKEKGFLEAKVVDYHLSEEKEFVSLTIEIEEGKKFYLGEIKLEGESLFNEEFLKKKLRLKKGEVYNYQKVNKGIQELYAQYTEEGYIYCLITPLEEIKEDTVNLLLMIEECLPARIRLVKIMGNKRTEEKVIRREIATLPGTIFKRSEVLRSQRNIFNLGFFEDVQLDYRKVSEETGEVDLIYQVKEKQAFGTLGGGVSYSKQDGLTGYIEITQPNFLGRGERVALKLEKGGRKTNLNFGFSEPYLFDRPISSGIGLSLLTQPYEYYDKQDKSLDLDLSYPLPLDYLRGYLNLRFGQTLIPPRSISSRYQPTGPYTIYSDTIKKGFIQPGFSLIRDSRDYIYNPSAGSYYRFSQTFSFGRIRFFRSVWEERIHFPLFWKFSFMFRTRFGLIGEVKKNDTIPLYEKFYPGGIGDDGVRGYPDRYLGPSSDGYPIGGKALLLFNLEYKLKLAPYLSFILFFDAGNSYHSFSQINPAHLKRGLGPGIRLEIPMVGLVGVDFGYGIDARPRKWEIHFQVGKVF; via the coding sequence ATGGTCTTTCTTTTTTTTCCTCTGGTATCCCTCTTCTCCCAACCCCTTCCCACCACCGTCATCAAAATCACCGCCACAACGGAATTTGTTGACCCCCTCTTAGTAAAAGAACTCTCCGGTTTAGAACCGGGCACCCCTTACCGACCAGAAGCGATCAGCGAGGCGGTAAAACGCATTTACAAATCGGGTCGCTTCGCGGAGATCACAGTGGAAACAACCCAGACGAAGGAAGGCATCATTGTCCATTTTCAAACGAAGGATAACCCCTGCTTAAAAAGTTTTGAATTTTCCGGTAATCGGAAAATTAAAACCAAGGAACTGAAAGAGAAGATTACTGCTAAACCAGGGGAGATCCTCTCCCCGAACAAAATCTTCACTATGGAGCAGAATATCCTCTCCCTTTATAAAGAGAAGGGCTTCCTCTTAACCAAGGTGAAGACCTTAAAGTCGGAAAGGGATTCCCTCAACCGGATCACCCTCTACTTCCAGATTGATGAAGGGAAAAAGATGCGCCTCAAAGAGATAAGGTTTTTGGGTAATAGAAACCTTTCCGAAAAAGCCTTGAAGAAGGTGATGAAGAATAAAGAGAAGAGATGGTACCGAAAGGGTTGGTTTCGGGAAGAAGAATTGAAGGAAGACATAGTAAGGCTTACCAATCTCTACAAGGAGAAGGGATTCTTAGAGGCAAAGGTGGTTGATTACCACCTCAGCGAAGAGAAAGAATTTGTCAGTTTAACCATTGAGATAGAAGAAGGGAAGAAATTTTATCTGGGCGAGATTAAATTGGAAGGAGAGAGCCTCTTTAATGAAGAATTCCTAAAAAAGAAACTACGTCTCAAGAAAGGAGAGGTTTATAATTACCAGAAGGTGAATAAGGGAATTCAGGAATTGTATGCCCAATATACGGAAGAAGGTTACATCTATTGTTTAATCACCCCCTTAGAAGAGATCAAGGAAGATACGGTCAATTTACTTCTGATGATTGAAGAATGCCTCCCCGCTCGGATTCGTCTGGTAAAAATAATGGGCAATAAGCGAACCGAAGAGAAGGTGATCCGGCGAGAGATCGCCACCCTACCCGGGACAATCTTCAAGAGGAGTGAGGTACTGCGCAGCCAGAGGAATATCTTCAATCTCGGTTTCTTTGAAGATGTGCAACTTGATTACCGGAAGGTCTCCGAAGAGACCGGAGAGGTGGATTTAATCTACCAGGTAAAGGAAAAACAGGCTTTCGGTACCTTAGGTGGTGGTGTTTCCTACTCCAAACAGGATGGGCTTACCGGTTATATTGAGATTACCCAACCCAACTTCTTAGGCAGAGGGGAAAGGGTCGCCCTCAAATTGGAGAAAGGAGGGAGAAAGACCAATCTCAATTTCGGCTTCTCCGAACCTTACCTCTTTGACCGGCCGATCTCTTCGGGGATTGGATTAAGTCTCCTTACCCAACCTTATGAGTATTACGATAAACAGGACAAAAGTTTAGATTTAGATCTCTCCTATCCCCTACCTCTTGATTACCTGCGCGGCTATCTCAATTTAAGATTTGGCCAAACCCTAATTCCTCCCCGCTCCATCTCCTCCCGTTATCAACCAACCGGTCCTTATACCATCTATTCCGATACGATAAAAAAGGGCTTTATCCAACCCGGTTTTTCCTTAATTCGCGACTCACGAGATTATATCTATAATCCGAGTGCCGGTTCCTATTACCGTTTCTCCCAAACCTTCTCCTTTGGCCGAATTCGTTTCTTCCGTTCGGTTTGGGAAGAGAGGATTCACTTCCCCCTCTTTTGGAAATTCTCCTTTATGTTCCGCACGCGCTTCGGCTTAATAGGCGAAGTTAAGAAAAACGATACCATCCCTCTTTATGAGAAATTCTATCCCGGTGGGATTGGTGATGATGGAGTAAGGGGCTATCCCGACCGTTACTTAGGACCGAGCAGTGACGGTTATCCAATTGGGGGGAAGGCACTCCTCCTCTTCAATCTGGAATACAAATTAAAATTGGCACCTTATCTCTCCTTCATCCTCTTCTTTGATGCGGGCAACTCCTACCATTCCTTCTCCCAAATTAACCCCGCCCATCTGAAAAGGGGATTGGGACCGGGGATCCGATTGGAGATCCCAATGGTCGGCTTAGTCGGTGTTGATTTCGGCTACGGTATTGATGCCCGACCGAGAAAATGGGAGATCCATTTCCAAGTGGGTAAGGTCTTCTAA